From the genome of Melitaea cinxia chromosome 12, ilMelCinx1.1, whole genome shotgun sequence, one region includes:
- the LOC123658480 gene encoding hexokinase type 2, with product MGMATNHLPQIREECEIFHLSDKTLREIMRRLHNELLRGLGKDTHANAIVKCWITYIQDLPNGKERGKFLALDLGGTNFRVLIINLGENHFDMQSKIYAIPNHIMTGTGIALFDHIAECLANFMKEHNVYEERLALGFTFSFPLKQLGLTKGILQRWTKGFSCSGVVGEDVVQGLKDAIARRGDVQIDICAILNDTTGTLMSCAWKNHNCKIGLIVGTGSNACYVEKTENCELFDGEPGKPDLLINTEWGAFGDDGALDFIKTEFDRDIDNNSINPGKQIQEKMISGMYMGELVRLALVKFTKMGLLFGGRGSDLLFQRGSFYTKYVSEIESDKPGDYASCMDVLEELGLSHATEADMAGVRHVCERVSRRAAHLVSAGIATLLNKMAEPHVTVGIDGSVYRFHPHFHALMCEKIAALVEPGLQFDLMLSEDGSGRGAALVAAVACRQAAA from the exons atgggtaTGGCCACAAATCATTTACCTCAG ATTCGCGAGGAATGCGAAATCTTTCACCTATCGGACAAAACACTCCGGGAGATAATGCGCAGACTTCACAATGAACTACTTAGAGGACTCGGCAAAGATACACACGCGAATGCTATTGTAAAATGCTGGATTACTTACATACAGGATTTACCCAATGGAAAAG aACGCGGGAAGTTTTTGGCTTTAGATTTAGGAGGAACCAACTTTAGAgtgttaataattaatctagGCGAAAATCACTTCGACATGCAGTCGAAAATATATGCTATTCCTAACCATATCATGACCGGTACTGGCATTGCTCTCTTCGATCATATTGCAGAGTGCTTAGCTAATTTTATGAag gaACATAATGTATATGAAGAACGTTTAGCCCTTGGCTTCACTTTCAGTTTCCCACTTAAACAGCTGGGCTTAACCAAAGGGATCTTACAACGTTGGACCAAGGGCTTTTCTTGTTCCGGGGTAGTTGGCGAAGACGTTGTTCAAGGGCTCAAAGACGCTATTGCTAGGAGAGGG GACGTACAGATAGATATATGCGCTATACTGAATGACACGACGGGTACATTGATGTCTTGCGCGTGGAAAAACCACAACTGCAAAATAGGCCTCATCGTTG GTACGGGAAGTAACGCGTGTTACGTGGAAAAAACGGAAAATTGTGAGTTATTCGACGGGGAACCAGGAAAACCAGATTTACTCATAAACACGGAATGGGGTGCGTTTGGAGACGACGGAGCTTTAGACTTCATTAAGACTGAGTTCGATCGAGATATCGACAATAACTCGATAAATCCCGGAAAACAGAT ccAAGAGAAGATGATATCGGGAATGTACATGGGCGAACTTGTTCGTCTAGCGTTAGTGAAGTTCACAAAAATGGGCTTGCTGTTCGGAGGACGCGGCTCAGATCTACTGTTCCAAAGAGGAAGCTTTTATACCAAATACGTGTCTGAAATAGAATCGGACAAACCCGGAGACTACGCTAGCTGTATGGACGTCCTGGAAGAATTAG GGCTGTCGCACGCGACGGAGGCGGACATGGCGGGCGTGCGGCACGTGTGCGAGCGCGTGTCGCGGCGCGCCGCGCACCTGGTGTCGGCCGGCATCGCTACGCTGCTCAACAAGATGGCGGAGCCGCACGTCACCGTCGGCATCGACGGCTCCGTCTACCGCTTCCACCCGCACTTCCACGCGCTCATGTGCGAGAAGATCGCCGCGCTCGTCGAGCCCGGCCTGCAG TTCGACTTGATGCTGTCGGAGGACGgcagcgggcgcggcgcggcgctggTGGCCGCTGTGGCGTGTCGCCAGGCGGCCGCGTAG